In one window of Mytilus trossulus isolate FHL-02 chromosome 7, PNRI_Mtr1.1.1.hap1, whole genome shotgun sequence DNA:
- the LOC134726275 gene encoding perlucin-like protein → MKQYDLLSTCPNGWNHYEDKCFFLSRDNETFGNSLMLCEVIGRQYGRSASLATVDDAKTQQFLTDLMIKINSIGMYIGLNDLVTEGTFHWIANGKQATYFNWGPTQPNNRGGNENCVAMRVDPVIGFNYSWTDGPCTVPTTYICEMV, encoded by the exons ATGAAG CAATACGATT TATTGTCCACATGTCCAAATGGATGGAACCATTATGAAGATAAATGTTTCTTTCTAAGCAGGGACAATGAGACATTTGGCAATTCACTG aTGCTATGTGAAGTAATTGGTCGTCAGTATGGTAGATCTGCTTCTTTGGCCACTGTTGATGACGCCAAAACACAACAATTTCTTACAGatttaatgatcaaaataa ATTCCATCGGAATGTACATAGGATTAAATGACCTTGTAACTGAAGGGACATTTCACTGGATAGCCAACGGCAAGCAGGCAACTTACTTTAACTGGGGACCTACTCAACCTAATAACAGAGGGGGAAACGAAAATTGTGTAGCTATGCGAGTTGATCCAGTTATAGGTTTCAATTATTCTTGGACAGATGGTCCTTGCACAGTACCAACCacatatatttgtgaaatggtGTAA